The Coregonus clupeaformis isolate EN_2021a chromosome 6, ASM2061545v1, whole genome shotgun sequence genome has a segment encoding these proteins:
- the LOC121567652 gene encoding importin subunit alpha-3, whose translation MADNEKLDNQRLKNFKNKGRDLETMRRQRTEVVVELRKNKRDEHLLKRRNVPHEDICEDSDADGDFRSQNTSLEAIVQNATSDNQGVQLSAVQAARKLLSSDRNPPIDDLIKSGILPILVHCLDRDDNPSLQFEAAWALTNIASGTSEQTQAVVQSNAVPLFLRLLHSPHQNVCEQAVWALGNIIGDGPQCRDYVISLGVVKPLLSFISPSIPITFLRNVTWVMVNLCRHKDPPPPMETIQEILPALCVLIHHTDVNILVDTVWALSYLTDAGNEQIQMVIDSGIVPNLVPLLSHQEVKVQTAALRAVGNIVTGTDEQTQVVLNCDALGHFSSLLTHPKEKINKEAVWFLSNITAGNQQQVQAVIDANLVPMIIHLLDKGDFGTQKEAAWAISNLTISGRKDQVAYLIQQQVIPPFCNLLTVKDAQVVQVVLDGLSNILKMADDEAETIANLIEECGGLEKVEQLQNHENEDIYKLAYEIIDQFFSSDDIDEDSSLVPEAIQGGTYGFNSSTNVPAEGFQF comes from the exons ATGGCTGACAACGAGAAACTAGACAACCAGCGGCTGAAGAATTTCAAGAACAAGGGTCGCGATTTGGAG ACgatgagaagacagaggacagaggtgGTGGTGGAACTCCGCAAG AACAAAAGGGACGAGCACCTGCTGAAGAGGAGAAATGTGCCCCACGAGGACATCTGTGAGGACTCTGATGCCGACGGAGACTTCAGATCG CAAAACACCTCTCTTGAAGCAATAGTACAA AATGCCACCAGTGACAACCAGGGAGTTCAGCTGAGTGCCGTGCAGGCTGCAAG GAAGCTGTTGTCTAGTGATCGTAACCCTCCCATAGATGACCTGATCAAGTCTGGCATTCTCCCCATCCTGGTGCACTGTCTGGACAGAGATGACAA TCCATCTCTACAGTTTGAGGCTGCCTGGGCTTTGACCAACATTGCCTCGGGAACCTCAGAGCAGACCCAGGCAGTGGTCCAGTCCA ATGCTGTGCCATTGTTCCTGAGGCTGCTGCACTCTCCTCACCAGAACGTGTGTGAACAGGCAGTCTGGGCCCTGGGCAACATCATAG GCGACGGCCCCCAGTGCAGGGACTATGTGATCAGTCTGGGCGTGGTGAAGCCCCTGCTGTCCTTCATCAGCCCCTCTATCCCTATCACCTTCCTCCGTAACGTCACCTGGGTCATGGTCAACCTCTGCCGCCACAAGGACCCACCGCCACCAATGGAAACCATCCAGGAG ATTCTTCCAGCTCTCTGTGTGCTGATCCACCACACTGATGTTAAT ATCCTGGTTGACACAGTGTGGGCTCTGTCCTACCTGACGGACGCAGGCAACGAGCAGATTCAGATGGTCATCGACTCGGGCATCGTGCCCAACCTGGTGCCCCTGCTTAGCCACCAGGAGGTCAAAGTCCAG ACTGCTGCGCTGCGGGCGGTGGGCAACATAGTGACTGGAACAGATGAACAGACCCAGGTGGTGCTCAACTGTGACGCCCTGGGacacttctcctctctcctcacacaccCCAAGGAGAAGatcaacaag GAGGCAGTGTGGTTCCTGTCCAACATCACAGCAGGCAACCAGCAGCAGGTGCAGGCCGTCATCGACGCCAACCTGGTACCCATGATCATCCACCTTCTGGACAAG GGAGACTTTGGAACACAGAAAGAAGCAGCCTGGGCCATCAGCAACCTGACAATTAGCGGGAGGAAGGACCAG GTGGCATACCTGATCCAGCAGCAGGTGATCCCTCCCTTCTGTAACCTGCTGACAGTGAAGGATGCTCAGGTGGTGCAGGTGGTCCTGGACGGCCTCAGCAACATCCTCAAGATGGCCGACGACGAGGCCGAGACCATCGCCAACCTCATCGAGGAGTGTGGAG GTCTGGAGAAGGTGGAGCAGCTCCAGAATCATGAGAATGAAGACATCTATAAACTGGCCTATGAAATTATTGATCAGTTCTTCTCATCTGATGAT ATTGATGAAGACTCCAGCCTGGTTCCGGAGGCGATCCAGGGGGGAACGTACGGCTTCAACTCCTCCACCAACGTGCCAGCAGAGGGGTTCC
- the LOC121568304 gene encoding ADP-ribosylation factor 1-like 2 — protein MTWASYYNGGRGLAASSVYISHSDLHPAFIRGDSSQPELRNRQSLQSRAQSNCRQGRALLHRTEAVTITQVSLLLQTTGPVFGLSMGLHGSKHPQQAQIVMLGLDGSGKSTLLYKLKYNESVVTVPTVGFNVEMLETEARGPGLTVWDVGGQQRMRPHWKHHYPGTEALVFVVDSWDRRRLEEAKKELHLVIIIYS, from the coding sequence ATGACTTGGGCATCTTACTACAATGGAGGGAGGGGTCTTGCTGCCTCCTCGGTGTACATAAGTCATTCTGATTTGCACCCTGCCTTTATAAGAGGGGATTCATCACAGCCAGAGCTCAGAAACAGACAGAGCTTACAGAGCAGAGCACAAAGTAACTGCAGGCAGGGCAGAGCATTGCTGCACAGAACTGAGGCAGTAACAATAACACAAGTCAGCCTTCTTCTCCAGACAACAGGACCTGTGTTTGGGTTGAGCATGGGACTGCATGGGTCTAAGCACCCTCAGCAGGCTCAGATTGTGATGCTGGGCCTGGACGGCTCGGGGAAGTCCACCCTGCTCTACAAGCTCAAGTACAACGAGTCTGTCGTCACCGTGCCCACCGTGGGCTTCAACGTGGAGATGCTGGAGACGGAGGCGAGGGGTCCGGGGTTGACCGTGTGGGACGTGGGAGGCCAGCAGAGGATGAGGCCCCACTGGAAGCACCACTACCCGGGCACGGAGGCCCTGGTGTTTGTGGTGGACAGCTGGGACCGCAGGCGTCTGGAGGAGGCAAAGAAAGAGCTCCATCTGGTCATTATTATTTATTCATAA